Genomic segment of Candidatus Zixiibacteriota bacterium:
AGGCAAAAGTTTTGTGATTTCTCCATTCTAGAGGAATATTCCGGGAGAAGATTCTTCAATGCCTGCTGTTCCCTGGCCTTATTCACAATCTGGATAATATTCTTCACGGCCGGCTCCATCCGGACAAAGAACGGTTTGGGATAGATGCCGATCCAGAAGATAAGAATCACCAGGGGTATTAGCACCAGCTTCTCGCGCCCGTATAGGTCGTGCAGGTTCTGATTGGCAACGTTCGTTATCTTGCCAAAAATAACCCGCTGCAACATCCACAGCATATAGCAGGCGGCCAGAATGACGCCGGAGGCACCTAGTACGGCATAGACCGGATTGACTTTGAAAGTCCCCAGCAGTATGAGAAATTCACCGATAAATCCGTTGGTGAGAGGCAAGCCAATGGAGGAAAGGGCCACAATCATAAAGAAAGTCGAGAAGACGGGCATCGATTTGGCTAATCCTCCAAAGTCCGCAATTTGCCGGGTGTGGCGTCGCTCATAAATCATCCCGACAATTAAAAAGAGAGCACCGGTGGAAATTCCGTGATTTATCATTTGTATCACGGAACCCTCCAGGCCCTGGAGATTCAGCGCCATCATTCCGAGCATGACAAAACCGAGGTGCGATACCGAGGAAAAAGCCACCAGGGATTTGATATCGCGTTGCACCATCGCCACCAGCGCACCGTAGATTATACCGATAATGGCCAGCACCGAAATCAAAGGAACGAATTGCAGGGTGGCCTGCGGGAAAAGGGGAAGGCAGATGCGGATAAAACCGTAAGTACCCATTTTCAACAGCACTCCGGCGAGAATAACGGAGCCCGCAGTCGGCGCCTCCACGTGGGCATCGGGAAGCCAGGTATGGAAGGGCCAGAGCGGCACCTTGATGGCAAAGGCCAGGGCGAAAGCAAGAAACATATAGGTCTGCGCGCCCAGTGGAATGGGCATCTGATAGAGTTTCAAAAGGTCAAAAGTGT
This window contains:
- a CDS encoding NADH-quinone oxidoreductase subunit M is translated as MNIDILTLVTFFPLLGAGLLLLVPPGRSDSIKGVAIIIAFITFLISLFLYAGFDPYANGMQFEINIPWISGFGISYHLGIDGISLLLIMLTTILSLIAIVSSWGAIRTGVKGYYICMLLLETGMLGVFVSLDLFLFYVFWEAMLIPMYFLIGFWGGPRRVYAAIKFVLFTMFGSLLMLVALLYLFFMYHTYTGEYTFDLLKLYQMPIPLGAQTYMFLAFALAFAIKVPLWPFHTWLPDAHVEAPTAGSVILAGVLLKMGTYGFIRICLPLFPQATLQFVPLISVLAIIGIIYGALVAMVQRDIKSLVAFSSVSHLGFVMLGMMALNLQGLEGSVIQMINHGISTGALFLIVGMIYERRHTRQIADFGGLAKSMPVFSTFFMIVALSSIGLPLTNGFIGEFLILLGTFKVNPVYAVLGASGVILAACYMLWMLQRVIFGKITNVANQNLHDLYGREKLVLIPLVILIFWIGIYPKPFFVRMEPAVKNIIQIVNKAREQQALKNLLPEYSSRMEKSQNFCLKIHGE